A single window of Candidatus Kapaibacterium thiocyanatum DNA harbors:
- a CDS encoding phosphoglycerate kinase yields the protein MGLFEPYRRPHDEGGEVIRLVTDVDVAGKRVLTRVDFNVPQDDAGHITDDSRIVESLPTIRSIVDRGGIAILMSHLGRPKGERKLKYSLRPIAAYMQERMPSLAGRQILFADDCVGQAAAETIGRAKPGDIVVLENLRFHNEEEANDPAFCAELRKNGDIYCNDAFGTAHRAHASTAGVTALFETTCAGLLLNKELDYLGKALQDPKRPLVSVMGGSKISGKIDVITALLGKCDAILIGGGMMFTFLKAKGVNVGSSLVEEDRVDLARAIMDEAAARNVRLLIPTDTVASSAFSNDADVKTVAVSEIGDGWMGLDIGPATVEAYIKEIRNAGTVVWNGPMGVFEMSRFAAGTEAIARAMAEATATGTITIVGGGDSAAAIAQFGYKDKVTHVSTGGGASLEFLEGKVLPGVAALDK from the coding sequence ATGGGGCTATTCGAACCGTATCGTCGACCTCATGATGAAGGTGGCGAAGTGATCCGTCTCGTCACGGACGTCGACGTCGCCGGCAAACGTGTCCTTACGCGCGTTGACTTCAACGTGCCGCAGGACGACGCCGGCCACATCACGGACGACAGCCGGATCGTCGAGTCACTGCCCACCATCAGGTCCATCGTCGACCGCGGTGGTATCGCCATCCTGATGTCCCACCTCGGCCGGCCCAAGGGTGAACGAAAGCTCAAGTATTCCCTGAGGCCCATCGCCGCCTACATGCAGGAACGTATGCCGTCGTTGGCAGGCCGGCAGATCCTGTTCGCCGACGACTGCGTCGGTCAGGCTGCCGCCGAGACCATCGGCCGGGCGAAGCCGGGCGACATCGTCGTCCTCGAGAACCTGCGGTTCCACAACGAGGAGGAAGCCAACGACCCCGCCTTCTGCGCCGAGCTCCGGAAGAATGGCGACATCTACTGCAACGATGCCTTCGGCACGGCGCATCGTGCCCACGCCAGCACCGCCGGCGTGACGGCTCTCTTCGAGACGACATGTGCGGGACTGCTCCTCAACAAGGAACTCGACTATCTGGGCAAGGCCCTGCAGGATCCCAAACGTCCGCTCGTCAGCGTCATGGGCGGCTCGAAGATCTCCGGCAAGATCGACGTCATCACGGCCCTGCTGGGCAAGTGCGACGCCATCCTCATCGGCGGTGGAATGATGTTCACCTTCCTCAAGGCGAAGGGTGTCAACGTCGGTTCGTCGCTGGTTGAAGAGGACAGGGTCGATCTGGCCCGCGCCATCATGGACGAAGCCGCTGCACGCAACGTGCGGCTCCTGATTCCTACCGATACGGTCGCATCGTCCGCCTTCAGCAACGATGCCGACGTCAAGACCGTCGCCGTTTCGGAAATCGGTGATGGCTGGATGGGACTCGACATCGGTCCTGCCACCGTGGAAGCCTATATCAAGGAAATCCGCAACGCCGGCACGGTCGTGTGGAACGGTCCGATGGGCGTCTTCGAAATGTCGCGCTTCGCGGCAGGCACCGAGGCTATCGCGCGGGCCATGGCCGAAGCGACGGCGACGGGCACCATCACGATCGTCGGTGGCGGGGACTCCGCCGCTGCCATAGCCCAGTTCGGATACAAGGACAAGGTCACGCACGTCAGCACGGGCGGTGGCGCATCTCTCGAGTTTCTCGAGGGCAAGGTGCTGCCGGGTGTTGCGGCACTCGACAAATGA
- a CDS encoding type I glyceraldehyde-3-phosphate dehydrogenase — protein MAIRIAINGFGRIGRLVFRAAKQRGLDIDIVGINDLTDAATLAHLLKYDSMHGKFGGSIEVDGNALIVNGDRIAISAEKQIANLPWSDLDLVIESTGVFTAKEALQQHLKHARKVILTAPAKDLLDATVVLGVNDHILTGNETTLSNASCTTNCLAPMVKVLQDNFGIETGFMTTVHAYTNDQNILDLPHKDLRRARAAAMNIIPTTTGAAKALSLVMPEMKGRLDGVSFRVPVADGSITDFTAVVSKAATKEEINAAFKAAATEGPLKDYLEYSTEPLVSSDIVGNPHSCIFDSLSTMVIGNTVKVVGWYDNEWGYSNRIVDLMMKVAK, from the coding sequence ATGGCCATTCGTATTGCAATCAACGGCTTCGGCCGTATCGGTCGCCTCGTTTTCCGTGCCGCGAAGCAACGCGGGCTGGACATCGATATCGTAGGCATCAATGACCTGACCGATGCGGCAACGCTTGCTCACCTCCTGAAGTACGATTCGATGCACGGCAAGTTCGGAGGCAGCATCGAGGTCGATGGCAACGCCCTGATCGTGAACGGTGACCGCATCGCCATTTCCGCCGAGAAACAGATCGCCAACCTTCCCTGGAGCGACCTTGATCTCGTGATCGAATCCACCGGTGTCTTCACGGCGAAGGAAGCGCTCCAGCAGCATCTGAAGCATGCACGCAAGGTCATCCTCACCGCTCCGGCGAAGGACCTGCTCGATGCGACCGTCGTACTCGGCGTCAACGATCATATCCTGACGGGTAACGAGACCACACTCTCGAATGCATCGTGCACCACGAACTGCCTGGCTCCCATGGTCAAGGTCCTGCAGGACAACTTCGGTATCGAAACGGGCTTCATGACGACCGTCCATGCCTATACGAACGACCAGAACATCCTCGACCTCCCGCACAAGGACCTGCGCCGCGCTCGCGCCGCAGCGATGAACATCATCCCCACGACGACCGGTGCGGCCAAGGCCCTGAGCCTCGTGATGCCGGAGATGAAGGGACGTCTCGATGGCGTTTCCTTCCGCGTTCCCGTAGCGGATGGCTCCATCACGGACTTCACGGCGGTCGTGAGCAAGGCGGCGACCAAGGAAGAGATCAATGCGGCCTTCAAGGCCGCCGCGACGGAAGGCCCGCTCAAGGACTATCTCGAATACTCGACCGAACCCCTCGTCAGCTCCGACATCGTCGGTAATCCCCACTCCTGCATCTTCGATTCCCTCTCCACGATGGTCATCGGCAATACGGTGAAGGTCGTGGGCTGGTACGACAACGAATGGGGCTATTCGAACCGTATCGTCGACCTCATGATGAAGGTGGCGAAGTGA
- a CDS encoding crossover junction endodeoxyribonuclease RuvC: MRILGIDPGSVVCGYGVIDVEGSRMTLVEYGAIAVKRRNASFPKRLLDIHQRLRHVIDRTSPDEVAMEKVFYAKNVLSIVQLAHARGVAVLACAEHGVDPIEYTPMQVKRSVTGRGAANKEQVQLMVRSILGIEEAHKFFDATDALAVAICHAVNGGPPPPLNKKRAARTTWADFVEQNPARIVGKK, encoded by the coding sequence GTGAGGATATTGGGAATCGACCCTGGCTCCGTCGTCTGCGGTTATGGCGTGATCGACGTCGAAGGATCGCGGATGACGCTCGTGGAATACGGAGCGATCGCCGTGAAGCGGCGCAACGCATCGTTCCCGAAACGGCTACTCGACATCCACCAGAGGCTCAGGCACGTCATTGATCGCACATCGCCCGACGAGGTCGCGATGGAGAAGGTCTTCTATGCGAAGAACGTCCTCTCCATCGTCCAGCTCGCCCATGCCCGCGGTGTAGCGGTCCTCGCCTGCGCCGAGCATGGCGTCGATCCCATCGAATACACCCCCATGCAGGTCAAGCGTTCCGTGACGGGACGCGGCGCAGCGAACAAGGAACAGGTACAGCTCATGGTCCGCAGCATCCTCGGCATCGAGGAAGCGCACAAGTTCTTCGATGCGACGGACGCCCTCGCCGTGGCCATCTGTCATGCCGTCAACGGCGGTCCCCCTCCTCCCCTGAACAAGAAGCGTGCAGCTCGCACGACGTGGGCCGACTTCGTGGAACAGAATCCAGCGCGTATCGTCGGGAAGAAGTAG
- a CDS encoding transcriptional regulator gives MAGHSKWANIKHRKAAVDARRGKAFTKASKEIIVAARLGGGDPESNSRLRMAIQNARALSVPNDNIKRAIQRGTGEIEGVTYEEITYEGYGPGGVAVIVECTTENRNRTVAELRATFSKCDGNLGESNSVAWNFTHKGELRVETSQTEEALFDIALEAGADDVEMIDDGALIHCSTDMLGACNNALMSRNLTVAEARFTYEPNMTVEVTNPAIVKNLIKLLDMLEDNDDVQNVYNNADIPDHLL, from the coding sequence ATGGCTGGACATAGCAAGTGGGCGAACATCAAACATCGGAAGGCTGCGGTCGACGCCCGCCGCGGCAAGGCATTCACGAAGGCATCGAAGGAAATCATCGTTGCCGCACGTCTCGGTGGCGGTGACCCGGAGAGCAACTCGCGGCTCCGGATGGCCATCCAGAATGCACGGGCACTGTCCGTTCCCAACGACAACATCAAGCGCGCTATCCAGCGCGGTACCGGTGAGATCGAGGGGGTGACCTACGAAGAGATCACCTACGAAGGATACGGTCCGGGCGGCGTCGCCGTCATCGTGGAGTGTACAACGGAAAACCGCAACCGCACGGTGGCCGAACTGCGTGCCACCTTCAGCAAATGCGATGGCAACCTCGGTGAATCGAACTCCGTGGCGTGGAACTTCACCCACAAGGGCGAGCTCCGTGTCGAAACCTCGCAGACGGAGGAAGCGCTCTTCGACATCGCGCTGGAAGCCGGTGCGGACGACGTGGAGATGATCGACGACGGTGCCCTGATCCACTGCAGCACGGACATGCTCGGTGCGTGCAACAACGCCCTGATGTCCCGGAACCTGACGGTAGCGGAAGCACGCTTCACCTATGAGCCGAACATGACCGTCGAGGTAACGAATCCGGCGATCGTCAAGAATCTCATCAAGCTCCTCGACATGCTCGAAGACAACGACGACGTGCAGAATGTCTACAACAACGCCGACATCCCGGATCACCTTCTTTAG
- a CDS encoding single-stranded-DNA-specific exonuclease RecJ, which translates to MNYRWIFRERIDEQAVQKISEELKVPVSIARILVGRGIETVDTVQRFFQPSLDYLHSPWLMDGMEKAVDRIEQAISDKELIWIHGDYDVDGTSSTAMMLHYLRSRGAHVDYHIPNRLHEGFGFTPNSVTLAHDKDATLIVTVDVGITAVKAVEAANGFGIDVIICDHHQAAEELPAAHAILDPIKPGCTYPFKDLAACGVAFKLIQALCERQGVPEQAYDYLDFVAIASAADIAPLSGENRTVSYFGLELLNTFPRPGLKGLIDCAGLNLGAITNSSIIFGLAPRINAAGRLGDPGRAVEMMTQGDELAAFHIAQELEHDNRKRRAIDEETFEQAAAIAEEQLKGGDRRSLVLHLDGWHAGVIGIVASRLVERFHLPTVMLTTFDGAAKGSARSIKDFDIHNALKQCEDLLIEFGGHKHAAGLSLPIDNVPELRRRFDLIARENLTKDMLTPEIVVDAELQLNELSPSFFKYLSRFAPYGYSNHRPVFYTKEVVSANGVKIVGNNHLKFRALQKNFAIDAIGFNLGHKIAECANGRSFSLVYTLEENQFNGMTTPQIRIKDLRPE; encoded by the coding sequence TTGAACTATCGGTGGATCTTCCGAGAACGCATCGATGAACAAGCCGTCCAAAAGATATCCGAAGAGTTGAAAGTTCCGGTTTCGATAGCCCGAATCCTGGTGGGTCGTGGCATCGAAACCGTGGACACCGTTCAACGATTTTTCCAGCCTAGTCTCGACTATCTCCATTCTCCCTGGCTCATGGATGGAATGGAGAAAGCGGTGGATCGTATCGAACAGGCCATCTCCGACAAGGAGTTGATCTGGATCCACGGGGATTATGACGTGGATGGCACATCGAGCACGGCGATGATGCTCCACTACCTACGTAGTCGTGGAGCTCATGTCGATTACCACATTCCGAACCGTCTTCACGAGGGGTTCGGCTTCACACCCAATAGCGTGACCCTTGCACATGACAAGGACGCCACCCTGATTGTTACCGTCGATGTAGGAATTACGGCCGTCAAGGCAGTCGAAGCTGCGAACGGATTCGGCATCGACGTCATCATCTGCGACCACCACCAGGCCGCCGAAGAACTTCCCGCCGCTCACGCCATCCTCGATCCCATCAAGCCCGGCTGTACATATCCTTTCAAGGATCTCGCCGCCTGTGGCGTCGCCTTCAAGCTCATCCAGGCGCTCTGCGAACGTCAGGGTGTACCCGAGCAGGCATACGATTACCTGGATTTCGTGGCCATCGCCTCAGCCGCGGACATCGCACCGCTGTCGGGCGAGAATCGTACGGTCTCCTACTTCGGACTGGAACTGCTCAATACGTTCCCACGACCGGGTCTGAAGGGCCTCATCGATTGCGCCGGCCTCAACCTCGGTGCCATCACGAACTCCAGCATCATCTTCGGCCTGGCGCCCAGGATCAACGCAGCCGGACGCCTCGGCGATCCGGGACGTGCGGTGGAAATGATGACGCAAGGAGATGAACTGGCGGCATTCCATATCGCACAGGAACTGGAACACGATAACCGCAAGCGTCGAGCCATCGACGAAGAGACCTTCGAACAGGCGGCCGCCATCGCGGAGGAGCAACTGAAGGGTGGGGACAGACGTTCCCTCGTCCTGCACCTCGACGGCTGGCATGCCGGCGTCATCGGTATCGTCGCTTCCCGTCTCGTGGAACGATTCCACCTTCCGACCGTTATGCTGACCACCTTCGACGGCGCAGCCAAGGGATCGGCACGATCGATCAAGGACTTCGATATCCACAATGCCCTGAAGCAGTGCGAGGATCTTCTGATCGAGTTCGGCGGACACAAACATGCTGCAGGCCTCTCGCTGCCGATCGACAACGTTCCCGAACTACGGCGCCGCTTCGATCTGATCGCCCGCGAAAACCTGACGAAGGACATGCTGACACCGGAGATCGTCGTCGACGCAGAGCTTCAACTCAACGAGCTATCGCCTTCGTTTTTCAAGTACCTGTCGCGCTTCGCCCCATATGGGTACAGCAACCACCGACCGGTCTTCTATACGAAGGAAGTGGTGAGTGCGAACGGCGTCAAGATCGTGGGCAACAACCATTTGAAGTTCCGGGCCCTGCAGAAGAACTTCGCCATCGATGCCATCGGATTCAATCTCGGTCACAAGATCGCCGAATGTGCCAACGGCCGCTCGTTCTCCCTCGTCTATACGCTGGAGGAGAATCAGTTCAATGGCATGACGACTCCGCAGATCCGGATCAAGGACTTGCGCCCGGAATAG
- a CDS encoding ribosome small subunit-dependent GTPase A, with protein MTAMGPHWLVAVGSVVYVCTVSGTVECPHTSTIVTVGDIVWLVPDPAGTQHGDPAATIVRVEERRTLLSRKAAGRAQREQVVVANVDQLCIVMAAALPTYNKRLIDRYLIAADKGDLRPIICINKIDLMPEDVLGDLHDDFSTYLALDIPVIFVSAAKNRGLDMLRAELGHCSTLLSGPSGVGKSSIINLLSDARQQVGAISEKYLKGRHTTTAATSIPLPDGGWVVDSPGLREFAIWELTADELPYYFEEFAPFAQECRFNPCSHTHEPGCRVKAAVEAGELDPERYESYLNILDTIMLERP; from the coding sequence ATGACGGCGATGGGGCCGCACTGGTTGGTAGCCGTCGGATCTGTCGTCTACGTCTGCACCGTCTCGGGTACCGTCGAATGTCCACATACGAGTACGATCGTGACCGTCGGAGACATCGTCTGGCTCGTCCCGGATCCTGCCGGAACGCAGCACGGAGACCCTGCAGCGACCATCGTACGGGTGGAGGAACGGCGTACGCTACTGTCTCGCAAGGCCGCCGGCCGTGCCCAGCGCGAGCAGGTCGTCGTGGCCAACGTGGACCAGCTCTGCATCGTGATGGCGGCTGCACTGCCCACCTATAACAAACGCCTCATCGACCGGTATCTGATCGCCGCCGACAAGGGAGACCTGCGCCCGATCATCTGCATCAACAAGATCGATCTGATGCCCGAAGACGTCTTGGGCGATCTTCATGACGACTTCTCGACCTATCTGGCGCTCGACATTCCGGTGATCTTCGTGAGTGCGGCGAAGAATAGGGGACTCGACATGCTGAGGGCGGAACTCGGGCACTGCTCCACGTTGCTCAGTGGTCCGAGCGGTGTGGGGAAGTCCTCCATCATCAATCTGCTGTCCGACGCACGCCAGCAGGTAGGCGCCATTTCGGAAAAGTACCTGAAAGGTCGTCATACGACGACGGCTGCGACGAGCATCCCGTTACCGGACGGAGGATGGGTCGTGGACTCGCCGGGCTTGCGCGAATTCGCCATATGGGAGCTGACGGCCGACGAATTACCGTACTATTTCGAAGAATTCGCTCCGTTCGCGCAAGAATGCAGGTTCAATCCCTGCTCGCATACGCACGAGCCCGGATGCCGCGTCAAAGCTGCCGTGGAAGCGGGCGAGCTCGACCCCGAACGTTACGAAAGCTACCTCAATATCCTCGATACGATCATGCTCGAACGTCCCTGA
- a CDS encoding polyphosphate--nucleotide phosphotransferase, with protein MQRHIDRMRIREGKRLDLGKHATSYTGSLFDKSTAVTVMAKDLERLARLQDILYADDRHSILIVFQAMDTAGKDGAIKHIMSGLNPQGVKVASFKHPSTMELDHDFIWRHYQQLPARGEIGIFNRSHYENVLISRVHPELVLAEHLPDISSVSDIKPSFWKRRYHVIRQFENMLCENGTIVIKFFLHLSKEEQKRRLIARIDDPNKNWKFSVADVQERGYWDDYQKAYEKAIEATSTDRAPWYVIPADDKWFARLAMTTIIHHEFKRLNLQYPRVNAAVRKALMETRAALEAEQ; from the coding sequence CTGCAACGCCACATCGATCGCATGCGCATCAGGGAGGGGAAACGCCTCGATCTCGGCAAGCATGCCACATCCTATACGGGATCCCTGTTCGACAAGTCCACGGCCGTTACCGTGATGGCCAAGGACCTCGAACGTCTGGCCAGGCTGCAGGACATTCTCTATGCCGACGACAGGCATTCCATCCTGATCGTGTTCCAGGCCATGGACACGGCAGGAAAGGACGGTGCCATCAAGCACATCATGTCGGGCCTGAATCCGCAAGGTGTGAAGGTTGCCTCCTTCAAGCACCCGAGTACGATGGAGCTGGACCACGACTTCATCTGGCGTCATTACCAGCAACTGCCGGCCCGCGGCGAGATCGGGATCTTCAACCGGTCGCATTACGAGAACGTCCTCATTTCCCGTGTCCATCCCGAGTTGGTCCTGGCCGAACATCTGCCCGATATCTCGTCCGTGAGCGATATCAAGCCTTCGTTCTGGAAACGCCGCTATCATGTCATCAGGCAGTTCGAGAACATGCTGTGCGAGAACGGTACCATCGTGATCAAGTTCTTCCTCCATCTTTCGAAGGAGGAACAGAAACGACGTCTGATTGCACGTATCGACGATCCGAACAAGAACTGGAAATTCTCCGTCGCCGACGTCCAGGAACGTGGATACTGGGACGATTACCAGAAGGCCTACGAGAAAGCCATCGAGGCGACATCCACTGACAGGGCACCGTGGTACGTCATACCGGCAGACGACAAGTGGTTCGCCCGTCTGGCCATGACGACGATCATCCATCATGAGTTCAAGCGATTGAACCTGCAGTATCCCCGCGTCAATGCCGCCGTGCGGAAGGCGCTGATGGAAACCAGGGCAGCACTGGAAGCCGAGCAATGA